From a single Hippopotamus amphibius kiboko isolate mHipAmp2 chromosome X, mHipAmp2.hap2, whole genome shotgun sequence genomic region:
- the GABRE gene encoding gamma-aminobutyric acid receptor subunit epsilon: MLIKVLLILLGTFVIFPSRIEGPHVESEKGASARDDDVYGPKPQAPEEELPSEEIKPTAVDTHDRLRKMPTATEILDGILNNYDYKLRPGIGERPTVVTVELSVNTLGPISILDMEYTIDITFYQTWYDERLRFNGSFESFVLNGNLVSLLWVPDTFFRNSKRTQEHSITMPNQMVRIHKDGKVLYTIRMTIDAGCSLHMVKFPMDSHSCPLSFSSFSYPEGEIIYKWDNFTLEINESNAWKLFQFDFTGVSNTTETITTLAGDFIVLTLFFNVSRRFGFLVFQNYVPSSVTTMISWISFWIKRDSAPARTSLGITSVLTMTTLGTFSRKNFPRVSYITALDFYIAICFIFCFCALMEFAVLNFLTYTRTPPRGPPKLRHPRARAPAPTHVRVIEYPEAFVCNIEDSEEEDSEKEEESEEEEGPSCPARQSVRPGGTPRRGGCCRWCEKYCCTVPTCEGSTWQQGRLFIHVYRLDNYSRVIFPVTFFFFNVLYWLVCLNL; encoded by the exons ATGTTGATCAAAGTTCTCCTGATCCTCCTGGGCACGTTCGTAATCTTTCCGTCGAG GATTGAAGGACCTCATGTGGAATCAGAGAAGGGAGCCTCTGCCAGAGATGATGATGTCTATGGCCCCAAGCCCCAGGCTCCTGAAGAGGAACTCCCCTCTGAAGAAATAAAGCCCACTGCTGTTGACACCCATGACAGACTTCGCAAAATGCCAACAGCCACTGAAATCCTGGATGGCATCTTGAATAACTATGACTACAAACTGCGCCCTGGCATTGGTG AGAGGCCCACTGTGGTCACTGTCGAGCTCTCTgtcaacaccctggggcctatcTCTATCCTGGACATG GAGTACACCATTGACATCACCTTCTACCAGACTTGGTATGATGAACGCCTTCGTTTCAATGGCAGCTTTGAGAGCTTTGTTCTCAATGGCAACTTGGTGAGCCTCTTATGGGTCCCGGACACCTTTTTTAGGAATTCTAAGAGGACCCAAGAGCATTCGATCACCATGCCCAACCAGATGGTCCGCATCCACAAGGATGGCAAGGTGTTGTACACAATCAG gATGACCATTGATGCTGGATGCTCACTCCACATGGTCAAATTTCCAATGGATTCTCACTCTTGCCCTctgtctttctctagct TTTCCTATCCTGAGGGTGAGATCATCTACAAGTGGGATAATTTCACGCTTGAGATCAATGAGAGTAATGCCTGGAAGCTCTTCCAGTTTGACTTTACAGGAGTGAGCAACACGACTGAAACTATCACAACTCTAGCTG GTGATTTCATAGTCCTTACGCTTTTCTTCAATGTGAGCAGGCGCTTTGGCTTTCTGGTCTTTCAAAACTATGTCCCTTCTTCTGTGACCACGATGATCTCCTGGATTTCCTTTTGGATCAAGAGAGACTCTGCTCCAGCCAGGACTTCTTTAG GAATCACCTCTGTACTCACCATGACCACTTTGGGCACCTTTTCCCGGAAGAATTTCCCACGTGTCTCCTATATCACAGCCTTGGATTTCTATATTGCGATCTGCTTCATCTTCTGCTTCTGTGCTCTGATGGAGTTTGCTGTGCTCAACTTCCTGACCTACACCCGGACGCCACCCCGTGGTCCTCCGAAACTTCGTCAT CCTCGTGCCCGTGCCCCAGCCCCTACCCATGTCCGTGTCATCGAGTATCCAGAAGCTTTTGTGTGCAACATTGAGGACTCTGAAGAGGAGGACtccgagaaggaggaggagagtgaggaagaggagggccCATCTTGCCCAGCCCGGCAGTCCGTCAGGCCAGGCGGCACCCCTCGCCGTGGTGGCTGCTGCAGGTGGTGCGAGAAGTACTGCTGCACAGTCCCCACTTGTGAGGGCAGCACCTGGCAGCAGGGCCGCCTCTTCATCCACGTCTACCGCCTGGATAACTACTCGCGAGTGATTTTCCCAGtcaccttcttcttcttcaatGTGCTCTACTGGCTTGTTTGCCTTAACCTGTAG